The following proteins are encoded in a genomic region of Nymphalis io chromosome 8, ilAglIoxx1.1, whole genome shotgun sequence:
- the LOC126770187 gene encoding solute carrier family 2, facilitated glucose transporter member 1-like isoform X2, whose translation MLDQSDYYPTTQRVKVANEQQHLTQTHEFKPGWSFYLVLAGVTTTFGSSLPVGFNIGVVNSPAGIIKTFCNESFVSRYDLPLNKTWLNVLWSSIVSIFIVGGCTGSILGSFFADKFGRKQATIITNLLSIAGAILFLFCRAANSVEMLIVGRLLVGLAGGLTTSIVPMYLTELSPPRLSGAMGVACPIGVNAGVLVGQVMGLDVILGGANDWPYLLSVYALLVIISLPILFILPESPKYLFVVKRNEAAAVRELSRLRGENPSVLTEDLELLREEVQAEASSSGERWGMWRVLREPKLRLPLLLTCTMQAGQQTSGINAVFYYSQTIFEQAGLSARQAQLATVGCGAVNVCTALAMPPLLPRAGRRAPLLASAAAAAALLAALALALANIDAVSWMPYVCIAAVLSYVLVYGFGLGPIPYFIASELFEVPPRAGGMAWGSLSNWAGNFLVGMSFPSLRDAAGAASFLVFSALTAALFCFQRFYFPETKGKTPTQVAELCSRGLKSRPLSGRPGGHI comes from the exons ATGTTAGATCAGAGTGATTATTATCCGACTACGCAACGAGTTAAG GTTGCCAATGAACAACAACATTTGACTCAAACTCACGAATTCAAACCAGGATGGTCGTTCTATTTGGTGCTAGCTGGGGTGACCACCACCTTCGGTTCCTCTTTGCCTGTGGGATTCAACATAGGAGTTGTAAATTCGCCAGCTGGA ATTATAAAGACCTTTTGCAACGAAAGTTTTGTAAGTCGCTACGACCTGCCTTTAAATAAGACATGGCTCAATGTTCTCTGGTCTTCCATTGTGTCAATATTCATAGTGGGTGGGTGTACTGGCTCTATACTCGGTTCCTTTTTTGCTGACAAGTTCGGAAG gaaACAAGCAACGATAATAACGAATCTCTTGTCGATTGCGGGAGCGATTCTGTTCTTGTTCTGTCGCGCCGCTAATTCAGTGGAAATGCTTATAGTTGGAAGATTGCTCGTCGGTCTCGCTGGCG GTCTGACGACGAGTATAGTGCCTATGTACTTAACGGAGTTGTCACCGCCCAGGCTGTCAGGAGCCATGGGGGTCGCCTGTCCCATTGGGGTGAATGCTGGAGTGCTCGTGGGCCAAGTTATGGGATTGGACGTTATATTGG GTGGAGCAAACGATTGGCCTTATCTCTTATCCGTCTACGCGTTGCTAGTCATTATATCTTTGCcgattctatttatattaccgGAAAGTCCGAAATACCTCTTTGTTGTGAAGAGAAACGAAGCAGCAGCTGTACGCG AACTGAGTCGTCTCCGTGGAGAAAATCCAAGTGTCCTCACCGAAGACTTGGAACTGCTAAGAGAGGAAGTGCAAGCCGAGGCCAGCAGTAGTGGAGAGAGATGGGGCATGTGGAGGGTACTCCGCGAACCGAAGCTCCGACTGCCCTTACTCCTCACGTGCACCATGCAAGCCGGACAGCAGACGAGTGGAATTAATGCG GTGTTCTACTACTCGCAGACGATCTTCGAGCAGGCGGGGCTGTCGGCGCGGCAGGCGCAGCTGGCCACGGTCGGCTGCGGCGCCGTCAACGTGTGCACGGCGCTGGCCATGCCGCCGCTGCTGCCGCGCGCCGGCCGCCGCGCGCCGCTGCTCGCgtccgccgccgccgccgccgcgctgctGGCCGCGCTGGCGCTCGCCCTGGCCAACATC gATGCAGTGTCGTGGATGCCGTACGTGTGCATAGCGGCTGTGTTGTCGTACGTGCTGGTGTATGGGTTCGGTCTCGGCCCCATACCTTATTTCATCGCTTCGG AGCTGTTCGAGGTCCCGCCGCGCGCGGGCGGCATGGCGTGGGGCTCGCTGAGCAACTGGGCCGGCAACTTCCTGGTGGGGATGAGCTTCCCCTCGCTGCGCGACGCGGCGGGCGCCGCCAGCTTCCTCGTGTTTTCCGCGCTCACCGCCGCGCTCTTCTGCTTCCAGAG ATTCTACTTCCCCGAAACGAAAGGCAAGACGCCGACTCAGGTGGCGGAGCTCTGCAGTCGCGGGCTGAAATCTCGTCCGCTGAGCGGCCGTCCCGGTGGACACATCTGA
- the LOC126770187 gene encoding solute carrier family 2, facilitated glucose transporter member 1-like isoform X1 yields MGEQRESSSLFTNSKPISNGERSDTSTLVANEQQHLTQTHEFKPGWSFYLVLAGVTTTFGSSLPVGFNIGVVNSPAGIIKTFCNESFVSRYDLPLNKTWLNVLWSSIVSIFIVGGCTGSILGSFFADKFGRKQATIITNLLSIAGAILFLFCRAANSVEMLIVGRLLVGLAGGLTTSIVPMYLTELSPPRLSGAMGVACPIGVNAGVLVGQVMGLDVILGGANDWPYLLSVYALLVIISLPILFILPESPKYLFVVKRNEAAAVRELSRLRGENPSVLTEDLELLREEVQAEASSSGERWGMWRVLREPKLRLPLLLTCTMQAGQQTSGINAVFYYSQTIFEQAGLSARQAQLATVGCGAVNVCTALAMPPLLPRAGRRAPLLASAAAAAALLAALALALANIDAVSWMPYVCIAAVLSYVLVYGFGLGPIPYFIASELFEVPPRAGGMAWGSLSNWAGNFLVGMSFPSLRDAAGAASFLVFSALTAALFCFQRFYFPETKGKTPTQVAELCSRGLKSRPLSGRPGGHI; encoded by the exons GTTGCCAATGAACAACAACATTTGACTCAAACTCACGAATTCAAACCAGGATGGTCGTTCTATTTGGTGCTAGCTGGGGTGACCACCACCTTCGGTTCCTCTTTGCCTGTGGGATTCAACATAGGAGTTGTAAATTCGCCAGCTGGA ATTATAAAGACCTTTTGCAACGAAAGTTTTGTAAGTCGCTACGACCTGCCTTTAAATAAGACATGGCTCAATGTTCTCTGGTCTTCCATTGTGTCAATATTCATAGTGGGTGGGTGTACTGGCTCTATACTCGGTTCCTTTTTTGCTGACAAGTTCGGAAG gaaACAAGCAACGATAATAACGAATCTCTTGTCGATTGCGGGAGCGATTCTGTTCTTGTTCTGTCGCGCCGCTAATTCAGTGGAAATGCTTATAGTTGGAAGATTGCTCGTCGGTCTCGCTGGCG GTCTGACGACGAGTATAGTGCCTATGTACTTAACGGAGTTGTCACCGCCCAGGCTGTCAGGAGCCATGGGGGTCGCCTGTCCCATTGGGGTGAATGCTGGAGTGCTCGTGGGCCAAGTTATGGGATTGGACGTTATATTGG GTGGAGCAAACGATTGGCCTTATCTCTTATCCGTCTACGCGTTGCTAGTCATTATATCTTTGCcgattctatttatattaccgGAAAGTCCGAAATACCTCTTTGTTGTGAAGAGAAACGAAGCAGCAGCTGTACGCG AACTGAGTCGTCTCCGTGGAGAAAATCCAAGTGTCCTCACCGAAGACTTGGAACTGCTAAGAGAGGAAGTGCAAGCCGAGGCCAGCAGTAGTGGAGAGAGATGGGGCATGTGGAGGGTACTCCGCGAACCGAAGCTCCGACTGCCCTTACTCCTCACGTGCACCATGCAAGCCGGACAGCAGACGAGTGGAATTAATGCG GTGTTCTACTACTCGCAGACGATCTTCGAGCAGGCGGGGCTGTCGGCGCGGCAGGCGCAGCTGGCCACGGTCGGCTGCGGCGCCGTCAACGTGTGCACGGCGCTGGCCATGCCGCCGCTGCTGCCGCGCGCCGGCCGCCGCGCGCCGCTGCTCGCgtccgccgccgccgccgccgcgctgctGGCCGCGCTGGCGCTCGCCCTGGCCAACATC gATGCAGTGTCGTGGATGCCGTACGTGTGCATAGCGGCTGTGTTGTCGTACGTGCTGGTGTATGGGTTCGGTCTCGGCCCCATACCTTATTTCATCGCTTCGG AGCTGTTCGAGGTCCCGCCGCGCGCGGGCGGCATGGCGTGGGGCTCGCTGAGCAACTGGGCCGGCAACTTCCTGGTGGGGATGAGCTTCCCCTCGCTGCGCGACGCGGCGGGCGCCGCCAGCTTCCTCGTGTTTTCCGCGCTCACCGCCGCGCTCTTCTGCTTCCAGAG ATTCTACTTCCCCGAAACGAAAGGCAAGACGCCGACTCAGGTGGCGGAGCTCTGCAGTCGCGGGCTGAAATCTCGTCCGCTGAGCGGCCGTCCCGGTGGACACATCTGA
- the LOC126770187 gene encoding solute carrier family 2, facilitated glucose transporter member 1-like isoform X3: protein MSEKKEQVANEQQHLTQTHEFKPGWSFYLVLAGVTTTFGSSLPVGFNIGVVNSPAGIIKTFCNESFVSRYDLPLNKTWLNVLWSSIVSIFIVGGCTGSILGSFFADKFGRKQATIITNLLSIAGAILFLFCRAANSVEMLIVGRLLVGLAGGLTTSIVPMYLTELSPPRLSGAMGVACPIGVNAGVLVGQVMGLDVILGGANDWPYLLSVYALLVIISLPILFILPESPKYLFVVKRNEAAAVRELSRLRGENPSVLTEDLELLREEVQAEASSSGERWGMWRVLREPKLRLPLLLTCTMQAGQQTSGINAVFYYSQTIFEQAGLSARQAQLATVGCGAVNVCTALAMPPLLPRAGRRAPLLASAAAAAALLAALALALANIDAVSWMPYVCIAAVLSYVLVYGFGLGPIPYFIASELFEVPPRAGGMAWGSLSNWAGNFLVGMSFPSLRDAAGAASFLVFSALTAALFCFQRFYFPETKGKTPTQVAELCSRGLKSRPLSGRPGGHI from the exons GTTGCCAATGAACAACAACATTTGACTCAAACTCACGAATTCAAACCAGGATGGTCGTTCTATTTGGTGCTAGCTGGGGTGACCACCACCTTCGGTTCCTCTTTGCCTGTGGGATTCAACATAGGAGTTGTAAATTCGCCAGCTGGA ATTATAAAGACCTTTTGCAACGAAAGTTTTGTAAGTCGCTACGACCTGCCTTTAAATAAGACATGGCTCAATGTTCTCTGGTCTTCCATTGTGTCAATATTCATAGTGGGTGGGTGTACTGGCTCTATACTCGGTTCCTTTTTTGCTGACAAGTTCGGAAG gaaACAAGCAACGATAATAACGAATCTCTTGTCGATTGCGGGAGCGATTCTGTTCTTGTTCTGTCGCGCCGCTAATTCAGTGGAAATGCTTATAGTTGGAAGATTGCTCGTCGGTCTCGCTGGCG GTCTGACGACGAGTATAGTGCCTATGTACTTAACGGAGTTGTCACCGCCCAGGCTGTCAGGAGCCATGGGGGTCGCCTGTCCCATTGGGGTGAATGCTGGAGTGCTCGTGGGCCAAGTTATGGGATTGGACGTTATATTGG GTGGAGCAAACGATTGGCCTTATCTCTTATCCGTCTACGCGTTGCTAGTCATTATATCTTTGCcgattctatttatattaccgGAAAGTCCGAAATACCTCTTTGTTGTGAAGAGAAACGAAGCAGCAGCTGTACGCG AACTGAGTCGTCTCCGTGGAGAAAATCCAAGTGTCCTCACCGAAGACTTGGAACTGCTAAGAGAGGAAGTGCAAGCCGAGGCCAGCAGTAGTGGAGAGAGATGGGGCATGTGGAGGGTACTCCGCGAACCGAAGCTCCGACTGCCCTTACTCCTCACGTGCACCATGCAAGCCGGACAGCAGACGAGTGGAATTAATGCG GTGTTCTACTACTCGCAGACGATCTTCGAGCAGGCGGGGCTGTCGGCGCGGCAGGCGCAGCTGGCCACGGTCGGCTGCGGCGCCGTCAACGTGTGCACGGCGCTGGCCATGCCGCCGCTGCTGCCGCGCGCCGGCCGCCGCGCGCCGCTGCTCGCgtccgccgccgccgccgccgcgctgctGGCCGCGCTGGCGCTCGCCCTGGCCAACATC gATGCAGTGTCGTGGATGCCGTACGTGTGCATAGCGGCTGTGTTGTCGTACGTGCTGGTGTATGGGTTCGGTCTCGGCCCCATACCTTATTTCATCGCTTCGG AGCTGTTCGAGGTCCCGCCGCGCGCGGGCGGCATGGCGTGGGGCTCGCTGAGCAACTGGGCCGGCAACTTCCTGGTGGGGATGAGCTTCCCCTCGCTGCGCGACGCGGCGGGCGCCGCCAGCTTCCTCGTGTTTTCCGCGCTCACCGCCGCGCTCTTCTGCTTCCAGAG ATTCTACTTCCCCGAAACGAAAGGCAAGACGCCGACTCAGGTGGCGGAGCTCTGCAGTCGCGGGCTGAAATCTCGTCCGCTGAGCGGCCGTCCCGGTGGACACATCTGA